A single region of the Epinephelus moara isolate mb chromosome 14, YSFRI_EMoa_1.0, whole genome shotgun sequence genome encodes:
- the si:dkey-177p2.6 gene encoding SERTA domain-containing protein 2, whose product MLGRGVKRKWRCVEELEVDVLPAAAAEKVKDEEEDKGTFLVGPSRLDTSHLQQRQLVLGLCLEKLRGYQAGVELSLRRSVLLINMLREIQEDMQSDGAGTCTPDVLLHPDSCVLRDTFREDISMTCPGCAEDDKDSPSPPPSLELPSQETNILPDQQKPLPSAAVSTFSDAVNAVGYLSDLALDDIFEDIDTSMYETSDLPSAWVAGSLWPVSVSLWADDDVKLLSPSHASAGSLQSCLTDLNELDHIMEVLVKS is encoded by the coding sequence ATGTTGGGTCGTGGCGTTAAGAGGAAGTGGAGGTGCgtggaggagctggaggtcGACGTCCTGCCTGCAGCCGCTgcagagaaggtgaaggatgaggaggaagacaaGGGCACGTTCCTGGTGGGTCCGTCCAGATTGGACACGAGCCACCTGCAGCAGCGTCAGCTGGTGCTCGGCCTGTGTTTGGAGAAGCTGCGGGGGTACCAGGCGGGGGTGGAGCTTAGCCTGCGGCGCTCCGTCCTGCTCATCAACATGCTCAGAGAGATCCAGGAGGACATGCAGAGTGACGGGGCGGGAACTTGCACGCCGGACGTGCTCCTCCACCCGGATTCCTGTGTTCTCAGGGACACCTTCAGGGAGGACATCTCGATGACGTGTCCCGGGTGTGCGGAGGATGACAAGGACAGCCCGTCTCCCCCGCCGTCCCTGGAGCTCCCGTCTCAGGAGACGAACATCTTGCCTGACCAGCAGAAGCCTCTCCCCTCAGCGGCAGTCAGTACTTTCAGTGATGCAGTCAACGCCGTGGGCTACCTCAGCGACCTCGCCCTGGATGACATCTTCGAGGACATCGACACGTCCATGTACGAGACGTCAGACCTGCCCTCAGCCTGGGTGGCGGGCTCACTGTGGCCCGTCAGCGTGTCGCTGTGGGCAGATGATGACGTAAAGCTGCTCTCTCCCAGCCACGCCTCAGCTGGGAGTCTCCAGTCCTGCCTGACGGACCTGAACGAGCTGGACCATATCATGGAGGTCCTGGTGAAGTCCTGA